The genomic interval TTGAACTAGAAGGTAGAATTTTTGGAAAACCTAAAAGTAGAGAAGAGGCAGAAAGCTTTTTAAAGATTTTATCAGGTAAAACACACAAGGTTATAACAGCCTATGTTTTAAAAAATATTTCAAAAAATATAATTATAAAAGATGTAGTAATTAGTAAAGTCAAATTTTTTGATTTAGATGATGAAACAATAAATTGGTATTTAGATACTTCAGAACCTTTTGATAAAGCTGGAGCATATGGAATACAGGGGCAGGGAAGAGCCTTAGTTGAAAAAATTGAGGGGGATTATTTTGCAATAATGGGTTTCCCTGTTTCAAATTTTTTAAAAAATTTAAGAAAAAATGGTTATAAAATAAGTCAAATAGATAGAATATAATGAAGAGGTGTAAAAATGAAAAAATTTATGGGCAACATTTTAGGAGTATTTTCAGATGATTTAGGTATTGATTTAGGAACATCAAATACATTAATCTATATGAAAAATAAAGGCATAATTTTAAGAGAACCTTCAGTTGTTACTATTTCTTCAAAAACAAAGGAACTTTTTGAAGTTGGTGAAAAAGCTAAACATATGATAGGAAGAACTCCAAATATTTACGAAACAATAAGACCATTAAGAAATGGTGTTATTGCAGATTACGAAGTTACTGAAAAAATGTTAAGATGTTTTTATAAAAGAATAAAATCGGGAACAATTTTTAATAAACCAAGAGTTATTATCTGTGTTCCTGCTGGAATAACTCAAGTTGAAAAAAGAGCAGTTATAGAAGTTACTAGAGAAGCAGGTGCAAGAGAAGCTTATTTAATTGAAGAACCAATGGCTTCTGCAATAGGAGTTGGAATAAATATATTTGAACCTGAAGGAAGTATGATAGTTGATATCGGTGGAGGAACATCTGAACTAGCTGTAGTATCTTTAGGTGGAGTTGTAAAAAAATCATCTTTCAGAGTGGCTGGAGATAGATTTGATATGGCTATTGTTGATTATGTAAGACAAAAACATAATCTATTAATAGGAGAAAAATCAGCAGAGGATATCAAAATAAAAATAGGTACTGTTGACCCTGAAGAAGAAGAATTACAAATAGAAGTTAGTGGTAAATATGTTTTAAATGGTTTACCAAAAGATATCACATTAACTTCATCAGAGCTTATTGAAACTTTATCTGCTTTAGTTCAAGAAATTATAGAAGAAATAAGAGTTATTTTTGAAAAAACTCCCCCTGAATTAGCAGCAGATATAAAGAAAAAAGGTATATATATAAGTGGTGGAGGAGCGTTACTTAGAGGAATAGATAAGAAAATAGCATCAGGACTTAACTTAAAAGTTACAGTTGCTGAAGATCCTTTAAATGCTGTTATAAATGGTATAGGAGTATTATTAAATGATTTCTCTACTTATAGTAGAGTTCTAGTTTCAACTGAAACAGAATACTAATATGAGGCTATTGAAATGAGTATCAAAAATCAAGTTGAGGCAATAATATTTTTAGGTGGAGATGAAAATAAAATAAAGGATTTGGCTAGATTTTTTAAGATTTCTGTTGAAGATATGTTAAAAATAATTCTAGAATTAAAAGATGATAGAAAGGATAGTGGCATCAACATAGAAGTTGATGCTGACCTTGTTTATTTAGCAACTAATCCTATATACGGTGAGGTTATAAATTCTTATTTTGAACAGGAAACTAAACCTAAAAAATTGTCTTCAGCTTCAATAGAAACTTTATCAATAATTGCATATAAACAGCCTATTACAAAATCAGAAATAGAAAGTATTAGAGGAGTTTCTGTTGATAGAATTATTTCGAACTTAGAAGAAAGAAAATTTGTAAGAAATTGTGGTAGACAGGAAAGTGGTAGAAAGGCTAATTTATATGAGGTAACTGATAAATTTTTATCTTATCTAGGTATTAGGGATATAAGAGAGTTACCAGATTATGATTTGTTTAAAGATAAAATTAAGAATATGGAGAATATAAGTACTGATGAGAATTAATAAATTTTTATCTTCACTTGGAATAGCATCAAGAAGAGCTATTGATAAATATATAGAAGAAGGTAGAATTAAAGTAAATGGAGTTATTGCAAGTACTGGTATAGATATTACTGAAGATGATGAAATCTATATAGATAATAAGAAAATAGAAACAAAAAGAATAGAAGAGAAGGTATATTTTATGTTAAATAAACCTTTGGAAGTTTTATCAGCTTCATCTGATGATAGAGGCAGAAAAACAGTGGTAGATTTAATAAAAACAGATAAAAGAATTTTTCCTATTGGTAGACTTGATTATATGACAAGCGGTCTAATTTTACTTACAAATGATGGAGAGTTGTTCAATAGACTTGTACATCCTAAGTCTGAAATATATAAGAAATATTATATAAAAGTCTTTGGTGAAGTAAAAAAAGAAGAGATAGAAGAATTAAAAAAAGGTGTTTTACTAGAAGATGGAAAAACGTTACCTGCTAAAATATCTGGAATAAAATATGATAAAAATAAAACTTCTATGTATATTTCTATAAGAGAAGGGAGAAATAGACAGATTAGAAGAATGATAGAAAAATTTGGATATAAAGTTCTAATGTTAAGGAGAGAAAAAATAGGTGAACTTTCCTTAGGAGATTTAAAAGAAGGTAAGTATAGAGAATTAACTAAAGAAGAAATAGAATATTTGTATTCAGTTTAGGAGGAAGATATGTCACTGACAAAGGAAGAAGTTTTAAAAATTGCAAAATTATCAAAATTATCATTTGAAGAAGCAGAAATAGAAAAGTTTCAGGTAGAGTTAAATGATATTTTAAAGTATATTGATATGCTAAACGAGGTTGACACATCAGAAGTTCAGCCTTTAGTTCATATAAATGACGTTGTAAATAATTTTAGAGAAAAAGAAGAAAAAGCATCAATAGAAATAGAAAAAGTACTATTAAATGCACCTGAAAGTGCTGAAAATGCAATTGTAGTTCCTAAAGTTGTTGGGGAGTAGGAGGAGATATGTTTATTTATGAATTAACTGCTAAGGAATTGAGAGATAAATTTTTATCAGGTGAAATTTCAGCAGAAGAAATAGTAAACTCATTTTATGAAAGAATAGAAAAAATAGAAGATAAAGTAAAAAGCTTTGTTTCGTTGAGAAAAGAGCTAGCTTTAGAAGAAGCAAAAAAACTTGATGAAAAGAGAAAAAATGGAGAGAAATTAGGTAAACTTGCAGGGATTCCTCTTGCAATAAAAGATAATATCCTAATGGAAGGACAAAAGTCAACTTCTTGTTCTAAAATTTTGGAAAACTATGTTGGTATCTATGACGCAACAGTAGTTAAAAAATTAAAAGAAGAAGATGCAATTATCCTTGGAGTAACTAATATGGATGAATTTGCTATGGGATCAACTACTAAAACTTCTTATCATCATAAGACAGCTAATCCTTGGGATCTAGATAGAGTTCCTGGAGGAAGTAGTGGAGGAGCAGCTGCTTCGGTAGCAGCTCAAGAAGTTCCTATATCTCTAGGTTCTGATACAGGTGGAAGTGTTAGACAACCTGCTTCATTTTGTGGAGTTGTAGGTTTAAAACCAACTTATGGTAGAGTTTCAAGATATGGACTTATGGCTTTTGCTTCATCTCTTGATCAAATAGGAACACTTGCAAAAACTGTTGAAGATGTAGCTATCTGTATGAATGTTATAGCAGGAGCTGATGACTATGATGCAACAGTTAGTAAAAATGAAGTTCCTGACTATACAGAATTTTTAAATAAAGATATTAAAGGCTTAAAAGTTGGATTACCTAAAGAATATTTTATAGAAGGATTAAATCCAGAAATAAAAAAAATAGTTGATAATTCTGTCAATGCATTAAAAGAATTAGGAGCAGAGATTGTTGAAGTTTCATTACCTCATACAAAATATGCTGTTCCAACTTATTATGTACTTGCTCCAGCAGAAGCAAGTTCAAACCTTGCTAGATTTGATGGAATTAGATATGGGTATAGAGCAAAAGATTATACAGATTTAGAAAGTCTATATGTTAAAACAAGAACTGAAGGTTTTGGAGCTGAAGTAAAAAGAAGAATAATGATGGGAACTTATGTTTTAAGTGCAGGTTTCTTTGATGCTTACTTTAAAAAAGCTCAAAAAGTAAGAAACTTAATAAAACAAGATTTTGAAAATGTTTTAGCAAAGGTAGATGTTATTTTAACACCAGTTGCTCCTAGTGTAGCTTTTAAGTTATCTGATGTAAAAACTCCAATAGAATTATATTTAGAAGATATATTTACTATATCAGCAAACTTAGCAGGTATACCTGCAATATCATTACCAGGAGGACTTTTAGATAATTTACCAGTTGGAGTACAATTTATGGGAAGACCTTTTGATGAAGGAACATTGATTAAAGTTTCTTCAGCACTTGAAAATAAAATAGGAAGATTAAATTTACCTAAATTGGATTAATAAGGAGAATAGATTATGATAAAAGAATGGGAGTCAGTAATAGGACTGGAAGTTCACTTACAATTAAAAACAGGTACTAAAGTATGGTGTGGTTGTAAATCAGACTATGATGAGACTGGTATAAATACTCATGTTTGTCCAATTTGTTTAGGACATCCTGGAGCACTTCCTAAATTAAATAAGAAAGTTGTAGATTATGCAGTTAAAGCAGCACTTGCTCTTAATTGTCAAATAAATAATGAAAGTGCTTTTGATAGAAAAAATTACTTCTATCCAGATGCACCTAAGAATTATCAAATCACACAATTTGAAAAATCTTATGCTGAAAAAGGATATATAGAATTTAAATTAAACTCAGGTAGAGAAGTCAAAATAGGGATAACAAAGGTTCAAATAGAAGAAGATACAGCTAAGGCTATACACGGAAAAAATGAATCATATCTTAACTTTAACAGAGCTTCTATTCCTTTGATAGAAATTATCTCTGAACCTGATATGAGAAACTCAGAAGAAGCTTATGAGTATTTAAATACTTTAAAAAATATAATAAAGTATACTAAAGTTAGTGATGTTTCTATGGAAACAGGTTCGCTTAGATGTGATGCTAACATCTCTGTTATGGAAAAAGGTTCTAAAGTTTTTGGTACAAGAGTTGAAGTTAAAAACTTAAACTCATTTAAAGCTGTTGCTAGAGCAATAGACTATGAAATAGCTAGACAAATAGAACTTATAGAAAATGGTGGAAAAGTTGATCAAGAAACAAGACTTTGGGATGAAGAAAATCAAATTACTAGAGTTATGAGATCAAAAGAAGAAGCCATGGATTATAGATATTTTAATGAACCTGATTTATTAAAACTTCTTATAACTGATGAGGAAATTGAAGAAATTAAAAAAGATATGCCAGAAACAAGACTTGCAAAAGTTGAAAGATTCAAAAATGCTTATTCAATAGATGAAAAAGATGCTCTTATCTTAACAGAAGAAATGGAACTTTCAGATTATTTTGAAGAAGTTGTAAAAGTTTCAAATAATCCTAAATTAAGTTCTAACTGGATATTGACAGAAGTTTTAAGAGTTTTAAAACATCAAAATATTGATATAGAAAAATTTACTATTAGCAGTGAAAATCTTGCTAAGATAATTACTTTAATAGATAAAAATATTATCTCATCTAAAATAGCAAAAGAACTTTTTGAAATTGCTTTAACTGACAATAGAGATCCTGAAGTTATTGTAAAAGAAAAAGGAATGGTTCAAGTATCAGATAGTAGTGAAATTGAAAAAATGGTAGAAGAAGTTCTTGCTAATAATCAAAAAATGATAGAAGACTATAAGGCTGCAGACGAAGGTAGAAAACCAAGAGTTCTAAAAGGTATAGTTGGTCAAGTTATGAAACTATCTAAGGGAAAAGCAAACCCTGAAATTGTAAATGAATTGATTATGTCAAAATTAAACTAAGCTATTAACTTAGCTTAGTTTTTCAAAATAGAAAGGAATAAAAATGGAAAATTATGATTTCTATCCAGCAATAGAGCCTTTTAAATCCTATATGTTACAAGTAAGTGATATTCATAGTATCTATGTAGAAGAATGTGGAAATCCTAATGGAGAACCTATAATTTTTTTACATGGAGGTCCAGGAGCAGGCTGTGGAAAAAAAGCAAGAAGATTCTTTGATCCTGAATACTATCATATAATTTTATTTGATCAAAGAGGTTGTGGTAGAAGTTTACCTTTTGTTGAGTTAAAAGAAAATAATATTTTTTATTCTGTAGAAGACATGGAAAAGATAAGATTACATATAGGCATTGATAAATGGACCATATTTGCTGGAAGCTATGGTTCGACTTTAGGCTTGACTTATGCTATACATCATCCTGAAAGAGTAAAAAGAATGGTATTACAAGGAATATTCTTAGCTAATGAAAGCGATCTAAAATGGTATTTTCAAGAAGGAATTTCAGAGATCTATCCTGCTGAATTTAAAGTCTTTAAAGATTTTATTCCTAAAGAAGAACAAGATGATTTACTTAAAGCTTATCACAAAAGATTTTTCTCCGATGATATTAAACTTAGAAATGAAGCAATTAAAATTTGGAGCCGTTTTGAATTAAGAACAATGGAATCTGAATACACTTGGTCTTTAGAAGAAGATATTCAAAATTTTGAAATTTCTCTTGCTCTTATAGAAGCACATTATTTCTATAATAAAATGTTTTGGGAAGATAGAGACTATATTTTGAATAGAGTTGATAAAATAAAAGATATTCCAATTCAAATAGCTCATGGACGTTTAGATTTTAATACTAGAGTTTCTTCAGCTTATAGATTATCTGAAAAATTAAATAATTGTGAATTTGTTATAGTTGAGAGTGTTGGACATTCTCCTTTTACTGAAAAAATGGCTAAGGTTCTTATAAAATTTCTAGAAGATAATAAGAACTCTAATTAGGAAAGAATGAGGGAAAATGGAAAATAAAGTTTTAATAATTAATACAGGTGGAACTATAGGAATGGTAGGGAAACCTTTAAGACCAGCATATAATTGGGCTGAAATAACTAAGGGTTATTCTGTGTTAGAAAAATTTCCAACAGACTATTATCAATTTGAAAAGTTAATAGATTCATCTGATGTAACTACTGACTTTTGGATAAAACTTGCAGAAGTTATTGAAGAAAATTATGATAAATATCTAGGTTTTGTTATTTTGCATGGAACTGACACTATGGCCTATACAGGTTCTATGTTATCATTTTTGTTGAAAAATTTAGCAAAACCTGTTGTTCTAACTGGTGCTCAAGCTCCAATGGTAAATCCTAGAAGTGATGGTTTACAAAATTTAATAAATTCTATCTATATTGCAGGACATAAACTATTTGATATTCCACTTATTCCAGAAGTAACTATCTGTTTTAGAGATAGTTTAATGAGAGCAAATAGAAGTAAAAAAACGGATAGCAATAACTACTATGGATTTTCGTCACCAAACTATCAACCTTTAGCTGAAATTGCTACTGAAATAAAAGTTATAAAAGATAGAATTTTAAAACTTCCTACAGAAAAATTTTATGTTGAAAAAAATATTGATGCCAATGTGCTTCTATTAGAATTATTTCCAGGATTAAATCCTAATTATATATCAAGCTTTATTGAAAGTAATAAAAATATAAAGGCATTGATATTAAAAACTTATGGTAGTGGTAATACTCCAACAAGTGAAGATTTTATAAATACATTAAAAACTATAGTTGAAAAAGGAATTCCTATTTTAGATATAACACAATGTATATCTGGTAGTGTAAGAATGCTTCTTTATGAATCAACAGATAAACTTTCAAAATTAGGTATTATAAATGGAAGCGATATAACTTCAGAGGCGGGATTGACTAAGATGATGTATTTACTTGGAAAAAAATTGAATTTAAAAGAAATTAAGGAAGCTTTTTCAACTTCAATTTGTGGAGAACAAACAGTTTAATACAGGAGAAAGTATGAAAAAATGGATTTTATTGATATTAGCTATTATATTATTTGGGATTTTTTCTCTTATAAGATCTTGTCAAAGGTCTTCAAGAGAAGTTATAAATGTCTATACAGATAAAGAAATAGAGTATTTTATTGGAAAATTTGCTAAAAAATTTGAAAGAAATGAAAATAAAGTTCAAGTAAAAATAAATGATCTAAATAATATGTCTGATTATGATATTATAATAACTGATGAAAAAGAAAATGTTAAAAACTTAAAAAAAGACTTTAAATCAAAAGATTTATTTAAAGATGAATTAGTTGTAATAGGACGTAGAAGAATTGAAAATATTTCTCAAGTTGTTAATTCTACTATTGCTATACCTAATTATAAAACAAATATTGGAAAGACAGGTCTAGATATCTTAGCAAAATTAGATAATTTTTCTGAAATATCTAAAAAAATTGAATATAAAGATGATGCCATTAGTTCACTTCAAAGCGTAGATTTATATGAGGTTGACTATGCATTTATTCCAAGAAACTCATTAGCTTTTGCTAAAAATTCTGAGATATGTTATCGTTTTCCACCAACTATGGAAGCTAATAAAATATTGTATAGAATTTATCTAGATACGAATAGTTCAGATAATTCAAAAAATTTCTATAACTTTTTAGAAGAAGAATTTACTGAAAAAGTTCAAGAAAAACCAAAAAGTGAAAAAAATAAAGCAATTATCACAAAAGATGTGGAGGGAAAATCTTGAAAAAAACATTAATATTTCTTAGCTTGCTAATTATATCAAGTCTTAGTTTTTCTGAAGGGACAAATTTAGAAAGTATAAATCAAAATACTACAATTACTACAGAAACAGATATTAAACCTCAAAAAGTAATTTTAGATGTAAAGTCTGTTTATGATAGCTTAAATATAAAAGGAAAAATAGACTATTCTATATTCCAAAAAGCTTATTTAGGATATGTCCAAATACCTAATAAAAATCCAGGAGTTTTAGTTATCATAGACTATACAAAACCTTCAAACGAAGAAAGATTTTATGTCTTGGATTTGAATAAGAAAAAATTAGTTTATTCCACTCGTGTTGCTCATTCTAAAAATTCTGGTTTAGAAATTCCTTTAGAGTTTTCAGATGATCCAAACTCTTATCAAAGTTCATTAGGTTTCTTTTTGACTTTAGGAGAATATAATGGGGCTTATGGTTATTCTCTAAGATTAAAAGGTTTGGAAGAAAATATAAATGCAAATGCAGAGTCAAGAGCAATAGTTATTCATGGTGGAGATATAGTTAATGATGAATATATTAAAAAGTATGGTTTTGCTGGAAGAAGTTTAGGTTGTCCAGTTTTACCTGCTGCTCTAACTAAAGAAATAGTTAACTATATCAAACATGGAAGAGTTTTATTCATCTATGGAAATGATGAAGAATATATTGAAGAAAGTTACTATTTAAGTAAATTAGCACCTGTTTTTGAAGGGAAGCCTCAAAATATTGTTGAGCTTGAAAAACCTAGAGAAACAACTAAAGTAGTAACAACAATTCCTACTGCTTTAAACACACCAAGTGCAACTACTCCAACAGTTGAAAATCCTGATCAAAAAAATATTTCAATAATGTTGGATGTTATAAAAAAAGAAGCTGAATACAAACAACATTTGAGCTTTAGAAAATCAGAAAAATTTGTAGATTATTTTGCAGTTCTGAAGAATGTAGTTGAAGATAACAGTACTGTAAAACATAGTGAAACTATAGCTACAAATACAAAAACAGAGGACTCTAAAAACATAGAAATATTAGAAAAACCTAAAGAAATTAAAGATACAGAAAAATCAGAAAAAGTTTTAGAAAAACAGGAAACTACAGTTGAAAATAAAGCCCAAGTTTTAGAAGAGTCTAAAAAAGAAGATCTAAAACAAGAGGAAATTAAGAAGGAAGAAATAAAAACAGAAGAGCTAAAGAAAGAAGAACCTAAAAAAGAAGAAGTTAAAAAAGTTAATAGAAAATATTCTGAAGAAGTTATTAGAAAAAGTTTAGGTCTAGGAGTAAAATTAAAATCAAAGACAAAATAAAGGTGATTTCTTATGAAAAAATTATTCTTACTGACATTTCTAGCAATAATTTTAATGTTAAGAATTGCAACAGGAGTTAGAATAACAGAGATTTTTCAAAAAGAAGTATATAGAATGAGTTTTAATTTAGTAGATGGTAAAGTTAAGGATCTAAAAATTAATAATAAATATCCTTTGAAAAATATATATGGAAAACTAGGTTATAAGGAAGATGGAAAATATAAAGGGTATTTTTTAGTGAAATCTATTAAGGAATATAAAGATATTTATTTTATTGAGCTTGAAGATATTAAATCTGAAAAGATAGAGAATAATTTTTTAGAAAATTATCTTCAAGTTCTATTTAATAGAGCTGAAGAAGGATATTTATATGAAACAAAAAATCTGAATAGAGCTATATTGTTAGGCGATAATAGCAGGATTAAAAAGAGTTTACAAGAAAAGATAAGATATATAGGTTTATCACATGTCTTTGCTATGTCAGGCTTACATATAGGCTTGGTCATAGCTATTTTTTATTTTATCTTAAGAAGAATAATAAAGAATAAAATTGTACTTGAAGTGTCACTTATACTTTTACTTAGTCTATATTACTTTTCAATAAAAGAAAGTCCATCATTTACAAGAGCTTATATAATGGCTTTGGTATATTTGCTAGGGAAATTAGTCTATGAGAAGATAGATTTAGCTAAAAGCCTTATTATAAGTGCTTATTTATCCATTTTAATTAAGCCTACAGTAGTATTCTCCCTTTCTTTTCAGCTATCTTATGGAGCCATGATAGCCATTATATATATTTTTCCTTATATTAGAAAAATAAACTATAAAAAAATAAAAGTTTTAGATTACTTTTTGTTTACAACTACTATTCAAATATTTTTAATCCCTATAACAGTTTATTACTTTAATACAATACAATTTTTATCATTGATATCAAACTTAATACTTTTGCCTTTAGCAAGTTTCTATATATCAATTAGCTACATATCTTTATTCTTAGAAAATTTCTATTTATCATTTTTATTAAAACCTATCATTAAAATTTCATATAATTTTTTAATTTATCTTATAGATTTTTTCTCTAAATTTAGTTATTTATCTGTAGAATATGAAAATCAAAAATTGATATATATTTATTCTTTAGTTATAATTCTTATATTAATTAATAAAAGTAAAAAATAGTTTGTTACTGAGTAGATTTCTTAACGATAAAAAATTAACGTTTCGCTGCAAAACATGAAACTCGCTCTGCTCAAACACTCATGCTTTTGCTCGGCTCACTTGCTTTAATTTTTTACCTAAAATCTACATTCGTAACTCACATATTTTTTACTTTTAATTCCATTTTATAAGATAAGTTTTATTTTTATTTTATATTTTTGCTAATGCTTGTTCAATGTCAGCTATTATATCATTTATATTTTCGATACCAACATTGATTCTTACTGCTTCTGGTAATACACCACATTTAATTAAATCTTCTTCACTTAATTGTCTATGAGTAGTGCTTGCAGGATGTAATACGCAAGTTCTTGAATCTCCAACATGAACAACAGCTCTTATCCATTCAAGCCCTTTAATAAATTTTTCTGCTCCTTCTCTACCGCCTTTAACACCAACTAAAATTACTCCACTACCACCTTTTGTTAAATATTTTTCAGCATTTTTATAAGAATAATGGCTAGGTAGTTTAGAATATTTTACCCAAGTAATATTTGGATTTTTTTCTAAGGCAGTAGCCAATGCTAGAGCATTTTCACTATGTCTTTCCATTCTTAAATGTAGAGTTTCTAAACCTCTTAATAGAATAAAAGCATTAAATGGACTTAAAGCAGCTCCCATATCTCTTAGAATATTTGCTCTTGCTTTTATGATATATGCAAGATTCCCAAATGTTTTATAGTAACTCATATTATGATAACTTGCATCAGGTTCAACTAACATAGGAAATTTTCCATTATCCCAATTATAGTTTCCACCATCAACAATAACTCCACCTAAAACACTTCCTTGTCCATCTATATACTTAGTAGCAGAATGAACAACTATATTTACTCCATAAGAAATAGGATTACATAGATATGGACTAGCCAAAGTATTGTCAACTATAGTTGGAACATCTTTTTCTTT from Fusobacterium pseudoperiodonticum carries:
- a CDS encoding O-acetylhomoserine aminocarboxypropyltransferase/cysteine synthase family protein, which encodes MSVDLKNLEIETQLVQSLEEFEEGESRTVPLVQSTTFNYTNPDTLAELFDLKKLGYFYSRLSNPTVAAFENKMAILEKGVGALAFASGQAAITAAILTICKAGDHIVAVSTLYGGTITLLASTLKNYGIETTFLNPEASEEEFKAAFRENTKILYGETLGNPEMNTLDFEKIVKVAKEKDVPTIVDNTLASPYLCNPISYGVNIVVHSATKYIDGQGSVLGGVIVDGGNYNWDNGKFPMLVEPDASYHNMSYYKTFGNLAYIIKARANILRDMGAALSPFNAFILLRGLETLHLRMERHSENALALATALEKNPNITWVKYSKLPSHYSYKNAEKYLTKGGSGVILVGVKGGREGAEKFIKGLEWIRAVVHVGDSRTCVLHPASTTHRQLSEEDLIKCGVLPEAVRINVGIENINDIIADIEQALAKI
- a CDS encoding murein L,D-transpeptidase catalytic domain family protein — translated: MKKTLIFLSLLIISSLSFSEGTNLESINQNTTITTETDIKPQKVILDVKSVYDSLNIKGKIDYSIFQKAYLGYVQIPNKNPGVLVIIDYTKPSNEERFYVLDLNKKKLVYSTRVAHSKNSGLEIPLEFSDDPNSYQSSLGFFLTLGEYNGAYGYSLRLKGLEENINANAESRAIVIHGGDIVNDEYIKKYGFAGRSLGCPVLPAALTKEIVNYIKHGRVLFIYGNDEEYIEESYYLSKLAPVFEGKPQNIVELEKPRETTKVVTTIPTALNTPSATTPTVENPDQKNISIMLDVIKKEAEYKQHLSFRKSEKFVDYFAVLKNVVEDNSTVKHSETIATNTKTEDSKNIEILEKPKEIKDTEKSEKVLEKQETTVENKAQVLEESKKEDLKQEEIKKEEIKTEELKKEEPKKEEVKKVNRKYSEEVIRKSLGLGVKLKSKTK
- a CDS encoding ComEC/Rec2 family competence protein; translation: MKKLFLLTFLAIILMLRIATGVRITEIFQKEVYRMSFNLVDGKVKDLKINNKYPLKNIYGKLGYKEDGKYKGYFLVKSIKEYKDIYFIELEDIKSEKIENNFLENYLQVLFNRAEEGYLYETKNLNRAILLGDNSRIKKSLQEKIRYIGLSHVFAMSGLHIGLVIAIFYFILRRIIKNKIVLEVSLILLLSLYYFSIKESPSFTRAYIMALVYLLGKLVYEKIDLAKSLIISAYLSILIKPTVVFSLSFQLSYGAMIAIIYIFPYIRKINYKKIKVLDYFLFTTTIQIFLIPITVYYFNTIQFLSLISNLILLPLASFYISISYISLFLENFYLSFLLKPIIKISYNFLIYLIDFFSKFSYLSVEYENQKLIYIYSLVIILILINKSKK